GCTTCGGGATGCCGCCGCCGCACCAGGGCGAGGAGTGTTTGGTCCTGATATTCGCCGCCGCCCGGCAGGGTGGGCAGACCGCTGGGTTTGGCCACGGCCAGAAGGTCCGTGTCCTCATAGAGGATGGCAGTGGCAAGAGGCGCTTCCGGCTCCACCCAGGGCGGGCGATTCCAGACCAGGCGCTGGCCAGCCCTGAGCAGATCCATCGGCGCGGCGAGCCGGTCGTCCAGGAACACCTGACCGGCGTGGATCCGCTCGAGCCACTCGGCGGTCGAGGCGCGGGGGTGCTTGGTCGCTAGGTGGGCGCACACGGTCAGTCCCGCCTCGGCGAGGCTGATCTGGTCCTGGTGGGAAGCGCCGTGGTTCGGCTCGGGCATGGGATTCCACTGGTCGCCGAAAAGCAGGCTGGGGTGGATTATCGCAGCCTGAACCTCTGCACGGTCTCCTTGAGGCCCTCAGCCACTTGGGAGAGCCCATCCGAGGTGGCGGCCACTTCGCGAACGGCGCCTGCCAACTGATGGGTGGCGCTGGCATTTTCATCCAGGCGGGAAGCGGTCTGATCCATGAGACGGCCCACCTCTTGGCTGGTGTGGGCTTGGCCTTCGCTCAGATTCCCAATTTCGTGGATGCTGCCGGATACCTGGGAGATGCGGTCACGGATGGCCTCGAGGTGGTGCAGGGTCACGTCGACGCTGGCGGCCCCTTCGGCCACGGCATCCTGCATCGCGTGGATGGTCTCCTCGATCTCCTTGGCGCTTTGCCCGCTCCGCTCGGCCAGGATGCGGACTTCTTCAGCCACCACGGCGAACCCCTTGCCCTGGGCTCCGGCCTTGGCCGCCTCAATGGCTGCGTTGAGGGAGAGCAGGTTGGTCTGCCGGGCCAGCCCCTGGATCACCTTCACGGCCGAGACAATGCGGGCGGTGGCCTGCTGGATGGCCTGCATGCCGTGGGCGGTGCCGCGGCCGGTTTCGGCTCCCTGATCCGTATCGTGAACGGCTTCGTCGGTCTTGGAACTGGTCTGCTTGGCGTGGTTCGCCATGGACTCCACGTTGGCGTCCAGTTGTCGGAGGGCCTCGAGGACGTCGCGGCCAGCCCGGCGCAGGTCCTCTCCGGTCTTGGCGGTGACCTGGACCGTGCGGTTCATCTGTTCGGCGCTGGCGGCCAGTTCGGTGCTGCCCGATGCCACCTGCTCTGAAGCTTGGCCCATGTTGCCCAGGGCCATGTTGAGGTCGGACACCATGCGGTTGAAGGTGTCTGCCAGGTGGCCAATTTCATCTTCGCTTTCTACCGGGGCCTTCACGGTCATGTCTCCGGTGGCCACGGTGTTGATGGCCGTGGACAGGTGATCCAGGGGCTCCAGGATGGCGGATTTCACCCGGCGGGTGATGATGGCGCTGATGAAAATCAGCAGAAGGATGCCGCCGAGGATGGAGAGCAGGCGGATGTTGCGCTGGGTGCGGTACAGATCCGCGGTGGACATGGACACGCCGAAGGAGGCCACCAATTCTCCGGGCTTGCGGCCATTGAAGACTTCCACGCCAAAGGCGCCGTGGCACTGCAGGCAGGTCTCCTTCAGCCGCCCGGGGCTGAGCACGTAGATCTGCGGCTGGCCACTGGCGTCGATGAAATGTCCCACCCGCACGTCCATGGCGGGGTTGCTGTCGAAGTGGGCGATGCTGGCGCGCTCAAAGGCTTCGTAGGCGGGATCCTTCGTGAAGCGTCCGTTCAGGACGCGGTGGAAGGTCATGCCGCGGGCCTGGCAGTATTCCTCCGCATCCGCGTGGAACATGGACCGGGAAGCCACCGCCAGGGAACTCAGGTGATTCTCGAAAGCCTTTTCAGCTTCGGAGGTTTGGTAATAACTGACTCCCCAGATGACGAGACCCACCAGCACAGCCAGGGCGATGGACACCGGCAGGAAGAATTTCAGAGCCAGCCCTTTTCTTTTCATGGGAAGCCGCCCTTTGCAAAAATAAACGATAGGGAATAGCCTTCCCTTCGGTTTCCCATTGATGCGGGTTGAATAGTGAAACCCGTTTTTTTAATGCCTCGGTCCAGATTTAATACTCGAACCATGTGATGCCGTTGAGGTTTAGGCCCGATCTGGGTCACCGATGCTGGAGATATCTATGCGGAAATCAGGAATTTCACTTCTATTGGCAGGGGTGCTCTTTGTCCCCCTGGCCGCCCAGACCCGTGATCAGGCCAAAACCTTCGTGAAGCAGGCCGTGGAGTTCGCCAAGAAGAATCCCAAGGAGAAATTCTTGGAAGAGGTCTCCGGTGTGAAGGGGCAGTTCCACTTCACCAAAGGGCAGAACAACGAGCTCTATATTTTCGTGTATGACCTCGAGGGCAAGGTGCTGGCGCATGGGGTCCGGCGCGAACTGGTGGGCGTGAATCGCTGGGCTGCCAAGGATCCGGATGGCAAGCCCTGGATCCAGGACTGGACCAAGCTCGTGAAGGAGAAGGGGAACGGCTGGATCGATTACAAGGAATTGAACCCCGCCCAGAACAACAAGGTTATGAAGAAGGCCTCCTTTGTGGAGCTCTCCAACGGCATGGTCATCGGCGCGGGCATCTACGAATAGGCGCCTGGTTCAGGCTCCGGTGTAGGCTGTTTGGACTTCCACGGAGAAGCCCATGCCCCTGCCCGGAGCCGCCGCCCGGCCGCCAACGCTCCCCTACCGCCGACCCCAGGAGGGCCGCGACTATTGGGTGGTGGACGGGATCCTGCCAGATGCCGAGGCCTTGGCGGCACGGCTTCGGTCTCGACATGAATGGGAACTGGGCTTTCCGCACACTCGGGAAACATGGCCCGGCATGCGCTCTCGACAAGCGTTGACGCTTGAGGAACTGACGCCCCTCGAAGCCAAGGTCAGGGAATTGACCGGCGCGAAGCGCCTCTGGGCCGAGACTGCCCCTGACGGTGCCTACCTCAACCACAACGTGGTGCAGGTGGTGGGAGCCCGGGAATCCGGCCCCCGCCCCCACACCGATTCCCGGAAGCTCTGCCGCTATGCCGCCGTGATCTACCTCACGCCCAGGCCGCCGGGAGCCACGGGCACCACTTTCTATCGCCTTCGCTATCCCAATGGCACCCTCGGCGGCAACCTCTGTGCGCCGCCTCACACCAACCTGCGCGAGGCGTTGGGCGTGGCTGGTCTGCCGCTCCAGGCCTGGCACCCGGAGCTGTCCATTCCCAATGTGTTCAACCGTCTGTTGCTCTACCGGGCAGACCTCGTCCATTCCGCCACGGGCTACTTCGGCCACGACCTGCTCACGAAGCGCATGACGGCGCTGTTTTTCTGGATGGCCGAGTAGGCTCTACTTCTTCACCTTGTTCAGCCGATCCACCAGTTTCTGGTCGATGTAGGCGGTTACCTCGGCGAGCTTCCCCGTGGCCTTGGCCAGCAGGTCGGCGCACTGGGCCTGCATGTCGGCCACGTAGGCCGCATCGGTGATGTCCTTGAGGTTGATCACCACGTTCCAGATGCCGCCGCGCACGCCCGCGAAGGCCATCTGGGCGCCCACGGCCGCATCGGTGATGGAGGCCACCTTGCCCAGGCGCGAGGCTTCGCCTGCCAGTTCCAGGGCCGCGTAGCTGGCCTTGGCGGTGTCCAGAGGCACGTCGATGGCCACCTTGAGACCCGCCTGCATGGCGGCCTGGCGGGCGGCCTTCTGCTCCGGCGTGGCGTCGGGGAGGCGGCGCGCGTCCATGAAGGCGTTGAAGGCGTTGGTGTCGGCGTCCAC
This sequence is a window from Geothrix sp. PMB-07. Protein-coding genes within it:
- a CDS encoding DUF6445 family protein is translated as MPLPGAAARPPTLPYRRPQEGRDYWVVDGILPDAEALAARLRSRHEWELGFPHTRETWPGMRSRQALTLEELTPLEAKVRELTGAKRLWAETAPDGAYLNHNVVQVVGARESGPRPHTDSRKLCRYAAVIYLTPRPPGATGTTFYRLRYPNGTLGGNLCAPPHTNLREALGVAGLPLQAWHPELSIPNVFNRLLLYRADLVHSATGYFGHDLLTKRMTALFFWMAE
- a CDS encoding cache domain-containing protein, translated to MRKSGISLLLAGVLFVPLAAQTRDQAKTFVKQAVEFAKKNPKEKFLEEVSGVKGQFHFTKGQNNELYIFVYDLEGKVLAHGVRRELVGVNRWAAKDPDGKPWIQDWTKLVKEKGNGWIDYKELNPAQNNKVMKKASFVELSNGMVIGAGIYE
- a CDS encoding methyl-accepting chemotaxis protein; translated protein: MKRKGLALKFFLPVSIALAVLVGLVIWGVSYYQTSEAEKAFENHLSSLAVASRSMFHADAEEYCQARGMTFHRVLNGRFTKDPAYEAFERASIAHFDSNPAMDVRVGHFIDASGQPQIYVLSPGRLKETCLQCHGAFGVEVFNGRKPGELVASFGVSMSTADLYRTQRNIRLLSILGGILLLIFISAIITRRVKSAILEPLDHLSTAINTVATGDMTVKAPVESEDEIGHLADTFNRMVSDLNMALGNMGQASEQVASGSTELAASAEQMNRTVQVTAKTGEDLRRAGRDVLEALRQLDANVESMANHAKQTSSKTDEAVHDTDQGAETGRGTAHGMQAIQQATARIVSAVKVIQGLARQTNLLSLNAAIEAAKAGAQGKGFAVVAEEVRILAERSGQSAKEIEETIHAMQDAVAEGAASVDVTLHHLEAIRDRISQVSGSIHEIGNLSEGQAHTSQEVGRLMDQTASRLDENASATHQLAGAVREVAATSDGLSQVAEGLKETVQRFRLR